The stretch of DNA ATGCCGCTCGCCATTAATAATGGCGCGCTGCGCCTGACCACGCAGAAATATTACACGCCGTCTGGCAAGTCTATTCAGGGGCGCGGCATCATGCCAGATGTCCTTGTCGCCCTGTCACCTGACACAGGCACCATCCGCAAGCAATTCCGCGAAGCGTCATTCTCAAACGCGCTAAGCAATGCGGATATGAGTGCTTTTGAAGAAGATCACGACACAATTGATTATCCGCCAGAAGACTGGCCCCGGACAGAAGATTATCAATTGCAAAAGGCGCTGGATATTATCCGTTCGTCCCGCCACACGGATATATTATCCAAGTTTGAAAAATAGCCGCGCAAGCTAGCGTTTCTAGTCACTGTGACAGCGCGTATAAACAATAGACCTTGCGCGCAAATCGCCATAATAGTTTCCCATGGTTCGTTCCTCTGACCCCCGTTTGACCCAACGTCAAAAACTGCCTTCGCTGTGGACACACACTTTGGGGGCTTGCACATTATTGGTTGCTGTCGGGGCCGCCTTAATCGGCGCTCTGCATGTCTACGGAACGGATGATGATGCGGTCGCGGTGCAAACAGTCACCGTCCCCGCCCGCCCCCAAGCCGTCGCTGCGCAAAACTTAAACAGCGATAGCGACACCTTACCCGATTTGTTAGAGGGGGATGTTGCCCCTGGCACAAACCCGACGACAACGCTTGCGGCTGTTGACGCGCTTGGTAATCCTATTAACGCAGATGAAGGCCTCGCAGGCGGGAATAATCGTGACGCAAGCCCCGTCGTGGTTTCTGGACAAAACAATCCACCCAGTGCGGTTATCACGGCCCTAACCAAGGCTAGTCCTTTCGGCCCTATTCCAACAATCAGTCGCGATGGCCGCAAACCCGTCAATGTCTATGCCCGCCCCGCTAAGCTTTCGGCAGGGACGAAACCTATCGCAATCGTTATCGGCGGGCTAGGCATTAACCGCACCGTTACGCAGCGCGCGATTAATGAGTTGCCAACAGACGTCACCCTATCCTTTGCCGCTCACGCCCAAGGCCTGCAAGGCCAGATTAATCAGGCCCGTGCGCGGGGCTTTGAGGTGATGATTGAACTGCCTATGGAAAGCGCCAGTTTTAACGCCTCAGAACCCGGGGCCAATCGCGCGTTGCGGGTAAACGGGACCAATGTGAAGTCATCGAATTTACGCAATCTTGATTGGCTGCTTAGTCGGGCTGGCGGATATTTTGGCGTCATTAATTACAATGGTGATTTGTTTTTACCTCGCTCTGATACGGTTGTGCCGATTTTGGCGCGACTATCGAGCAGTGGTCTTGGTTTTATTTTTGATGGCTCCAGCACGGCCCCGTCGCTTCAAACCTTGGCAGGGGCTTCAGGCGTGCCGTTTACGACCGCTTATACGCTGATCGATGATAATCCAGACACGGGCGCGATTAATACCAAATTGGCGTTACTGGCGGCAGACGCAAAATCAGGCGGCAATGCGCCCATCGGGGTTGGGTTTAGCTATCCACAAACCATCGACGCCGTCATTGATTTCACCCAGGATTTAAACGGCCAAGGCCTATCGCTTGTCCCCGCATCGTCCATGTTAAAGGGCGGATGATGGTGCGCAAATTTGACACAGAGCCCACAGCGGACATCGCGCAATACCGCCCCGCCGCAGGGGCCGTGATTTTTAATTCGCACGGCCAAGTCTGGCTCGGCCGTCGTGCCAATGAAACACGCGACGAGATATGGCAATATCCACAAGGCGGCATTGATGCAGGCGAAAATCAGGAAATTGCCGTGCTGCGTGAGGTCCATGAAGAAACCAGCATCACCGCCAAGCATCTTGCCCCGCTTGGCATGATCAAAGAGCAGCTATTTTATGACCTTCCGGGGCAGTATAAAATCACAGAGCGCACAAAAAAATGGCGCGGGCAGCGGCAATATTGGTATGCTTTTCGTTTCATCGGCAAAGACAAACATATTGATTTGTCCCTGCAAGACCCCGCCGAATTTAGTGCCTGGAAATGGGGTGACCTTAATGAGGCCGTTGACACGGTGGTGGACTTTAAACGCGACGTTTATGCACGTTTAGCAAACGAATTTAAGGCGTTTGCAAACCCCGTCACTGGCTCTAAGCTTTATAAATGAGCGCTACGTCCACATCATCCCCGAAAGTAAATGGCAAAAACGCGCTGATTTTTGTACTGTTGACGGTGGTTATTAATTCCATTGGCTTTGGGATTATGATTCCCGTCTTGCCCGATTTGTTAAAAGAGCTGACGGGACTGGCCAATAATGAAGCCGCCATTCACGGCGGCTGGCTGACCTTTGTTTTCGCCGTCATGCAATTCATCTGTATGCCAATTGTGGGCGCGCTGTCTGACCGTTATGGACGCCGCCCGATTATGCTGCTCTCGCTCTTTGGGCTATCGATTGATTACTTCATCATGGGCTTTGCGCCGACTATCGCGTTTTTATATTTGGGCCGCATTATCGCGGGCGCGTTCGGCGCGACCTTCAGCACAGCCAATGCCTATATCGCCGACATTTCCCCGCCCGAAACACGGGCACAAAACTTTGGGCTTGTGGGGGCTGCGTTTGGTATTGGCTTTATGCTTGGCCCTGTTTTAGGCGGCTTTATTGGGGATGCTTACGGCCCCCGTGCGCCGTTCATCGCGGCGGGAATTATTTCCATGATCAATGTGATTTACGGCTTTATCTTTCTCCCTGAAACGCTGGCGCCTGAAAACCGCCGTCCTTTCAAATGGTCACGCGCGAACCCGTTTGGCTCGCTTAAATCATTGGGCCGTATCAAAGGGGTCAAGGGACTTATCTTTGTTATGTTTGCGCTGGCCGTGGCCCATACCGTCTACCCCAGCACCTATGCGTTCTCGACCATCGAAGGTTTGGGCTGGGACGCGGGCGATGTGGGGTGGTCACTCGGCGCTTTTGGGCTGGCTAGTATCATTGTCCAAGGCGGTCTTATCCGTGTCATCATTCCCAAAATTGGGCTGTTTTGGGCGGGCGTCATGGGGATGGTCTCGGCCAGCATCGCCTATACGGGTATGGGCCTCGCGCAAGCTGGATGGGTGATTTACGCCATGGGGCCGTTCGCCGCTTTCGCAGGACTATATAATCCCGCGCTGAATAATATGATGAGCACTCGCGTCGGCAAAGACGAGCAAGGTGAACTGCAAGGCGCCATCGGTGCGGCTCAGGGCTTGGCCCTGATGATTGGCCCGCTGATGATGACAAATGTGTTCGAGCGTTTTGCCGATAAAACCGCCCCGCCCTATGTCCCCGGCGCGCCGTTCCTGCTCGCAGGAGGGCTCGCCGCGCTATCGCTACTGATTTATGTGCTGGTAACGAATGAGGATGACAGACGCGCGCGGGTGAGTGACGTCGTAGAACCCGGTATCGACTAAAGATGTCTGATTCAACTGAGCTGAATGAGTTGAATGAGATTACCACATGTATCATTCAAAACAGCAATCTTCACATCTCCAGCTGCCACAGGGGCTTGAGTGAACAACACACCTAACTCTTTTAAACGGTTGTACTCTGCATCAAGATTTTGCACGCTAAAGGCCGTAAATGGGATACCGTCACGCATCATCGCGGCTTGAAAGTCTTTGACTGCGGGGTGTTGATTTGGTTCCAAACCCAGTTCAACGCCCTTTGGTTCATCGGCTGAGACAAGGGTAATCCAACGGTGCTTACCCATCGGGATATCGTGCTTCACAACGAACCCAAGTTTTTCAGTGTAAAATGATAGCGCCTTGGATTGATCATCGACACAGACACTTTTGATATACATTTTCATCTGCTTATCCCTTGCTTGTTAAACTGCAAACACTACGCCTCTACAAAACCGGCAATCCCACAAACGCGCCACCCGGCAGCACCGCCCTCACCGTGTCGCCCGCTTTCACCTCACCGCCCGTAATCACCACTGACATGACGCCAGATTTGCGGCGCACGGTGCCGTCGGGCAGGACCTCTTTCATCACATCTTTGAACCCGGCCCCTAGCGCGTTCAGCAATTTGCACGGATCGCGGAGGCCTGTCAGTTCGACGACCGCATCGTCCCCTAAATGTAAGCGCGTGCCGACAGGTAGACCAAGTAAATTGAGGCCGCGCGTCGCGATGTTTTCGCCCATATCGCCGGGGCCGACAGTGAAACCCACTTTGGCGACGTCGTCAAATAGCTCCGCATGCATCAAATGCACTTGGCGCAAGTTCGGACGTGTGGGGTCTTTTTTCTTATCATAGCGGTGCTGCACAGTTTTGCCGAAATGCGCGTCGCCAGACACACCAAGGCCCGCCACCAAGGTGATGACGGGCACAATGTCTTTGGAAAATTTATGGGTCGCTTTGCGCGAAACCGCCTCGACAACGCCCTCGAAGATGACGTTATCTGTCACCGACTTGGCTTAGCCGTTGGCCACAGCGCGGAGGCCGTCCAGATTTTGTTGGGCCGTCACAGCGGCGTCACCAGACATATCGCCCATAGCAGCCTCTAGCCGTTCAATCTCGCCCGCAATCGTCTCGGCATTTAAGTCGGTCATCGCCACAGCTTTTTCAGCCAATACCGTCAAGCCGTCAGGCGTAACATCAGCAAAGCCGCCTTGGACGAAATATTGCGTGGTTTTGCCGTCGTGATAGACCGTAATCGCGCCCGTGCGGATTGCCGCCATCAGCGGAGAGTGATTGGCAAAAATACCCAAATCACCCTCTGTGCCGGGGATATCAACCTGATCAACGTCTCCAGAGAACAATTCACGCTCTGGAGAGACGAGTGAGAAGTTTAATTTATCTGCCATGATTACGCTCCGCACTCCCCTGACGGGGAGCGTTGGTTAATTAAGCCGCAGCCGCTGCCATTTTGGCGGCTTTTTCGATGACGTCATCAATGCCGCCGACCATGTAAAAGGCTTGCTCTGGTAGGTGATCATATTCACCTTCGACCAGGCCTTTGAATGAGCGGACAGTGTCTTCTAGCGGCACTTGAATACCTGGCGAGCCTGTGAAAATCTCGGCCACGTCAAATGGCTGGCTCAAGAATTTCTCAACCTTACGCGCGCGGGCAACGGTGAGTTTATCTTCTTCAGATAGCTCGTCCATGCCCAAAATCGCGATGATGTCTTGCAGAGATTTATAACGCTGTAGGATTTCTTGCACCTGACGCGCAACGGCGTAATGCTCTTGGCCAACGGTGCGCGGCTCTAGGATACGCGATGTTGAATCGAGCGGATCCACGGCCGGGTAAATACCCTTCTCAGAGATTGCACGGTTCAGAACAGTAGTCGCGTCCAAGTGAGCAAATGATGTGGCCGGCGCAGGGTCGGTCAAGTCATCGGCTGGCACGTAAATCGCTTGCACAGAGGTAATAGAGCCTTTGTTTGTCGATGTAATGCGTTCCTGCATCTGGCCCATTTCAGTCGCGAGTGTCGGCTGGTAACCCACAGCGGACGGAATACGACCCAGAAGCGCGGACACTTCGGAACCCGCTTGGGTGAAACGGAAGATGTTATCAACGAAGAATAAGACGTCTTTGCCTTCTTCATCGCGGAAATATTCAGCTTGTGACAGACCCGTCAAAGCCACACGCGCACGCGCTCCGGGAGGCTCGTTCATCTGGCCGTAGACCAATGTTGCGCGGCTTTCGCCGTCTAGGTTAATCACGTTAGATTCGATCATTTCGTGGTAAAGGTCGTTACCTTCGCGGGTGCGTTCGCCAACGCCCGCAAACACAGAGTAGCCGCCAAAAAGCTTCGCGATATTGTTGATAAGTTCCATGATAAGGACAGTTTTACCCACGCCCGCACCCCCGAACAGACCAATTTTACCCCCCTTAGAATATGGGCAAAGCAGGTCGATAACTTTAATACCAGTTGCAAGGACTTCGGTCTCTGTCGCTTGGTCAACAAAGGCCGGCGCGTCTTTGTGGATCGGCGCCATAACTTTGGTCTTTAAAGGGCCGCGATCATCAATCGGCTCTCCGATGACGTTCATAATACGGCCAAGCGTTTCAGGGCCAACAGGCACAGTGATAGGCTTGCCTAAATCAGTCACGGCCTGACCACGGACAAGACCTTCGGTCGCGTCCATCGCAATGGTACGGACTGTGTTTTGACCCAAATGCTGCGCAACTTCGAGGACAAGGCGGTTACCGCTATTATCAGTTTCCAGCGCGTTTAGGATGGACGGCAATTCGCCCGTAAATTCCACGTCAACAACCGCGCCGATAACCTGGCTGATACGGCCAGTGCCGATTTTATTGGTGTTCGCGGCTTTTTTGCTCGCGCGTTTCACAGGAGCCTTCTTTGCCGCTGCTTTCTTTGCAGGCGCTTTTTTCGCCGCTGTCTTTTTTACTGCTGCTTTTGCCATTGGTTCGTTCCTCTAGCGTTTAAAGCGCTTCCGCGCCACTAATGATTTCGATCAGTTCAGATGTAATCTGCGCCTGACGTGTTCTGTTAAATGTAAGCGTCAGACGGTCAATCATGTCACCCGCATTGCGTGTGGCATTATCCATAGCCGTCATCTTAGAGCCCATTTCACCCGCTTGGTTTTCAAGTAGGGCTGTGAATATCTGCGTATTGATGTTACGCGGAAGCAGCGTCGCAAGAATGCCCGCTTCATCCGGCTCATAAGTGTAAATCGCACCCTTAAGGTCAGGACCAGACGCCGCATCTGTGTCAGCATTGCCTTCACCAAGGCCCGCAATCGCGGGGATAAGCGTATTGGCGACAGGTGTTTGCGTCATCACGTTCTCAAAATTAGAGAAGATAAGCTTACACACATCAAACTCTCCCGCGTTGAACATAGCGGTCACGGCCTGACCCAAATCCTGCGCAATCGCAGCGGTTAGAACGCGTTCTTCTTTCAGCGAGACATATTTAACGATCTTCTCATTGTGCAGACGCTTAATCTGGTCGTAGCCTTTTTTGCCAATCAAGAACAATTTGACGGTTTTACCCGCTCGTTCCAGCGCAACAATTTCCTCGCGCGCTTTGCGGACAATATTTGTGTTAAACCCGCCGCAAAGACCCCGGTCGGCTGTTGCCACGATTAACAAAACAGTGTCGGATTTACCGTTACCGATAAGCAGTTCAGGCCCACCCGCTGCATCTGACATAGAACTTGCTAGATTAGAAATAATCGCGTTCAGGCGTTCAGAATAGGGGCGAGATTTTTCCGCAGCATCCTGCGCTTTACGCAGCTTTGCCGCCGCGACCATTTGCATGGCGCGCGTGATCTTTTGCGTGTTTTTCACGCTTTTGATCCGGTTTTGTAACTCTTTTAAGCTGGCCATTGCCAAGCTCCTTAATCAAGTGGCGAGGCTAAGCGGCGAAATTTGTCGTGAACGTCTCAAGCACTGATTTCAGTGTCTCTTCGATCTCTGGCGTCAGTTTCTTACCTGTTGCAATATCATTCAGCAGCGCTGACTGATCGGCTTTCAGATGCGCAAGCAGCTCTTTCTCATAGGCGCGCACATCACGAACGGCGACACGGTCAAGATAACCACGTGTACCGGCGTAGATCACGCAAACCTGCTCTTCCACTTGCAGAGGCGAATATTGGTCTTGCTTAAGAAGCTCTGTCAGACGCTCACCACGGGCCAAAAGGGCTTGTGTTGACGCGTCCAAATCGGAACCAAACTGCGCAAAGGCCGCCATTTCGCGGTATTGCGCCAACTCACCCTTAATCGGGCCAGCGACCTGTTTCATGGCTTTGATCTGCGCGGATGACCCCACACGAGACACAGACAGACCCACGTTTAGCGCAGGACGGATACCCTGGAAGAACAAATCTGTTTCCAAGAAAATCTGACCATCTGTAATCGAAATCACATTTGTTGGAATAAAGGCCGACACATCGTTACCTTGCGTTTCAATAATAGGCAGCGCGGTCAGTGAACCAGACCCATTATCCTCATTGAGTTTCGCCGCGCGCTCTAGAAGTCTGGAGTGAAGATAGAACACATCACCCGGATAGGCTTCGCGGCCCGGAGGACGACGGAGAAGAAGTGACATCTGGCGATAGGCCACGGCTTGTTTGGACAAATCATCATAAATGATCAGGCCGTGCATGCCGTTATCACGGAAATATTCGCCCATGGCGCAACCCGCAAATGGGGCAAGATACTGCAGCGGAGCTGGCTCTGACGCTGTCGCGGCAACAATAATGGAATAATCCATCGCGCCGTTTTCCTCTAACGTCTTAACAAGTTGCGCCACTGTGGAGCGCTTTTGTCCGATAACGACATAGATACAATAAAGCTTGTCATTGTCGCGACCTTCGTCAAAGGCGGCCTTTTGGTTCAAAATGGCGTCAACGGCGACGGCTGTCTTACCTGTTTGGCGGTCACCAATGATAAGTTCGCGCTGACCTCGGCCAACGGGGATAAGCGCGTCAATCGCTTTAATACCGGTCTGCACAGGCTCGTGCACGCCTTTACGCGGCATAATACCGGGGGCTTTAACGTCAACGCGGCGGCGCTCTGATGATTTGATCGGGCCTTTGCCGTCAATTGGCTCGCCCAGCGGGTTCACAACACGACCCAAAAGACCCATGCCGACGGGCACGTCCACAATCTCGCCGAGGCGTTTGACAGTGTCGCCTTCTTTAATACCACGGTCTTCGCCGAAAATCACGGCACCGACATTGTCACTCTCTAGGTTAAGCGCCATACCTTTGACGCCGCCTGGAAATTCGACCATCTCGCCCGCGCGGACATTATCTAGTCCGTAAATACGCGCAATACCGTCACCGACGCTAAGCACTTGGCCTACGTCAGAGATTTTAGCATCAGAGCCAAAGCCCTTAATCTGTTTTTTCAAAATGCTGGAAATTTCAGCGGCGCGAATATCCATGATCTTATCCTTAATGAGGGTCCTGGTTAGGCGTGTAAATTATGCGTCTTTGAGCGCGATTCTAAGGCCCTCAAGTTTTGTCTTGAGGGAGTTATCATAAAGCCGAGAGCCAAGCTGCACGACAAATCCACCGATAAGCGATGGATCAATAGTCGTTTCAACAGCGACCGCCCGGCCTGTTTCTTTTTTCAATTTCGATTTCAGCGCGGTGATGTCCGCAGCTGTCATTTTTGTCGCACTTGTGACCTTGGCAATTTGTGTGCCGCGATGCTTAGCAAGTAGCTCAGTGAAGGATTGCAACATGGCGGGAATTTCGGCCGCGCGGCGATTCTCTGCGACTGTGCCGATAAATTGCGTGGTTAGCTTGCTAACCTTGGCCTTCTTGGCCAATGCCACGAGCGCGTTTTTCTTATCAACCGTAGCGTAGACAGGGTTGGTTGCCATCTTGCGAACAGCGTCGCTATCAGAGAAGATTTTGGTAAGTTTTTTGACGTCTTTTTCAATAGTATTCAAAGACTTAGCCTCTTGCGCCAGCTCTAGCAACGCCTTTGCGTAACGTCCCGCAGCTTCACTCGACATAACATCAGTATTTGACACAACCAAAGTCCGTTCTCAATGATTGACCTGTGTAATCAGAGCGCGTGAGCACCCCAAAGGCCGATAAGCAAATAGACGCAAAACAACGCCCTTTCGCCAAACTCGCGCGGGCTTTAGCACGGTCATATTTAGAAGCCAAGAGCAGATTCACTGTGACTTTTAGCCCCGCGCATATGTGGGGTGCCTGTGGGGATGAAAGACGGGTAAACCCCTCACATAAACCCCTGCGGATCTATGTCGATGTGGAGCTTATATTTGGCGGGGACTTTTATGCGGGCGCGCCAGACGCGCATATATTTGGACAGGTTCACTGTAGGCTCTGATTGCACCAAAATGCGGCGACGGAAAAGACCCCGCAGGCGGTCGATGGGCGACTCACTTGGGCCTAGGATGTCTATGCCGTCTGCGCGCGGGGCGAGTGAGACGAATTTCTAATTAACCCCCCCCCCAATATGCCACCCCTAGATGCATAATGCATTCTTGCATTGGAGGTTTTTGTGGACATTTTAAGTTACGACGTCGTTGAATTTGATAGCTTTGACTTCGAGGCGCAACTAGACGCGCAATTTGGTGAGGCCGCCATCACACACGCGCCCCCAAACGTAGATATATCCAATCCTATGACAGCGGATGTAAATGTTTGGGATGATTTTAGTGGGTTTTCCGTCTTGGCAGAAACTAAAGCCATACCCGATACCGTGTATAATGAGGGCGAGGAGGATGATGACGATCAAGATGATGGCGGTGGAGGCGGCGGCGTCTTTCCTGACTCTTGGACTGATGATGGATATGAATTAATTGCTTATTTTAGCATTAATGACGGGAGCATGGGGTCATTCCATTTTGATGGTTCAGGCGGAGGCGGAGGTGGCGGAACTGGCCCGAGCGGAACACCACCGATTACACAACCAGACACTCCGGATACTCCCACTCCAGATGATCCCGACACCTCAGATTGCCCACAGGTAACGCCAAGCAATGTGAACACAAATGCTATGGCAAACGACTCTCATGCGCTCGCCAATGAAGCAAATGCACTAACGAACAACTTCTTGAGAGCAGCACTGCTTCATGGATCATCAATTTCAACAACTGCGCCAAATGGAACTCAAATCTCTCTCTTCCAATTGGTCGATTTTGCCGCAAGTGGTCAATCGGTGAATTTTTTCATTGGTGATCTCAATACGTCAGCAACCACCGCAACTGTCGGCGGGGCAAATTTCACCACATTTGATTTGAATGAAATTACATCAAATGGTAACTTTGGACGAGATTTTTTGACAACATTGGTGCATGAATTATTGCATATAGATAGCAATCATGATGATTACGGCCTAAACTCTGAAAGCGCATTAGACGATATAGCCAATGATTTAATTAAACAGCTTGAAGACGCTACAAATTCAGATTTAACGGATACAGAGAATAATGATTGTGATGGGTAATTTTGTAAATCTGTATGAGAATACAGTAAAAAAAACCTATGTAGTGATTGCACCCATTTTACTAAGCCTGTTCGTCTTTCCCTCTTGCATGGCTGCAGAGCGCAAAGATAACTTGGTGCAGATCAATGGCACTCCGTGTCAGGCTCTTCAGTCTCTCGCGGGCGCAACGCATTACCCACCAGATTTGAAAACACAATTCGTTGCCACAAAAGGTATTGTCGTTCTTGATAGCGATAACGGATGCGTCATAAATATCTCGGATATTAACACCCTCCGTCAATTTGACGCCGAACATGGTTTGTCGAAGAAGGCGTTGTTCGCTTCATCCAAACCAGTTTCAAAGGTTGATATGGATAGCTTTCAGGCGGCGCAGTTATCGACACTTATTTCTTACTGGAACGGCATAACTGACCTGCGAGCAGGCAATAGAGATGCGGCATTTAGCGCGCTTCTTGATATTTATAAGGTTAAGCCGCGCGGTCACACTCATTTTGCCTTTAATTTTGAAGCTTCGCATACACCTGACTCCGAAGACATTGTTCAAGCCTATCGCTCCAGTTCGTTTTACACTTTATCGATGATTGCTGAACTGACCAGAGATGCCAAAATATCGAAACTTAATCTTGAGACGGCACGCTCTTTAGAGGGTCAACTAAATGAAGACATAGCCAGCATTGTTTTAAGTCAGGGGCAAAAGAAGATGGCACTATCCACCAGTGATAACATGAACGGCCCAAAACTTATCAGTCTTTTGAATACATTAAGAGATGTTTCTGCACGCGGTGTATATTCGACATATTCCCCCTCGGCACCACAAGATATATTCGATGAAACCGAGCGGCTTGATAAGATTGCTGCGCAAAACATCCTCGCGATGAGTGAAAAATATCTGGCGATAAGACCCACTATTTGCAGTAGTCTAGATGAAAATTATCATAGAGCAGCAAAAGAAAAATACTGCACGGACTAGCCCCACTCACATAAACCCCTGCGGATCGATATCGATGTGCAGCTTATATTTCGCGGGGACGCGGAGCTTTTTGCGCCAGACGCGCATATATTTAGATAGGTTCACGGAGGCTTCCGCTTGCACCAGAATGCGGCGTCTATAGAGGCCCCGAAGGCGGCCAATGGGCGGCTCGGACGGGCCGAGGATGTCGATACCGTCGGCGCGCGGGGCGAGGCTGACGAATTTCTTGGCGAGGGCTTCGGTCTTCTTTACATCAGGGCCGCTGATAATGACGCCCGCGAGTTTGCCATAAGGCGGCAGGCCGAGCATCTCGCGGCTGGCAAGTTCTGCGGATATGAACCGTTCGCGGTCACCCGCCGCCAGCGCCGATAGCGCTTCGTGGTCGGG from Fretibacter rubidus encodes:
- a CDS encoding F0F1 ATP synthase subunit delta, whose protein sequence is MSNTDVMSSEAAGRYAKALLELAQEAKSLNTIEKDVKKLTKIFSDSDAVRKMATNPVYATVDKKNALVALAKKAKVSKLTTQFIGTVAENRRAAEIPAMLQSFTELLAKHRGTQIAKVTSATKMTAADITALKSKLKKETGRAVAVETTIDPSLIGGFVVQLGSRLYDNSLKTKLEGLRIALKDA
- a CDS encoding F0F1 ATP synthase subunit gamma, whose protein sequence is MASLKELQNRIKSVKNTQKITRAMQMVAAAKLRKAQDAAEKSRPYSERLNAIISNLASSMSDAAGGPELLIGNGKSDTVLLIVATADRGLCGGFNTNIVRKAREEIVALERAGKTVKLFLIGKKGYDQIKRLHNEKIVKYVSLKEERVLTAAIAQDLGQAVTAMFNAGEFDVCKLIFSNFENVMTQTPVANTLIPAIAGLGEGNADTDAASGPDLKGAIYTYEPDEAGILATLLPRNINTQIFTALLENQAGEMGSKMTAMDNATRNAGDMIDRLTLTFNRTRQAQITSELIEIISGAEAL
- the atpD gene encoding F0F1 ATP synthase subunit beta, translating into MAKAAVKKTAAKKAPAKKAAAKKAPVKRASKKAANTNKIGTGRISQVIGAVVDVEFTGELPSILNALETDNSGNRLVLEVAQHLGQNTVRTIAMDATEGLVRGQAVTDLGKPITVPVGPETLGRIMNVIGEPIDDRGPLKTKVMAPIHKDAPAFVDQATETEVLATGIKVIDLLCPYSKGGKIGLFGGAGVGKTVLIMELINNIAKLFGGYSVFAGVGERTREGNDLYHEMIESNVINLDGESRATLVYGQMNEPPGARARVALTGLSQAEYFRDEEGKDVLFFVDNIFRFTQAGSEVSALLGRIPSAVGYQPTLATEMGQMQERITSTNKGSITSVQAIYVPADDLTDPAPATSFAHLDATTVLNRAISEKGIYPAVDPLDSTSRILEPRTVGQEHYAVARQVQEILQRYKSLQDIIAILGMDELSEEDKLTVARARKVEKFLSQPFDVAEIFTGSPGIQVPLEDTVRSFKGLVEGEYDHLPEQAFYMVGGIDDVIEKAAKMAAAAA
- a CDS encoding divergent polysaccharide deacetylase family protein; this encodes MVRSSDPRLTQRQKLPSLWTHTLGACTLLVAVGAALIGALHVYGTDDDAVAVQTVTVPARPQAVAAQNLNSDSDTLPDLLEGDVAPGTNPTTTLAAVDALGNPINADEGLAGGNNRDASPVVVSGQNNPPSAVITALTKASPFGPIPTISRDGRKPVNVYARPAKLSAGTKPIAIVIGGLGINRTVTQRAINELPTDVTLSFAAHAQGLQGQINQARARGFEVMIELPMESASFNASEPGANRALRVNGTNVKSSNLRNLDWLLSRAGGYFGVINYNGDLFLPRSDTVVPILARLSSSGLGFIFDGSSTAPSLQTLAGASGVPFTTAYTLIDDNPDTGAINTKLALLAADAKSGGNAPIGVGFSYPQTIDAVIDFTQDLNGQGLSLVPASSMLKGG
- a CDS encoding VOC family protein, yielding MKMYIKSVCVDDQSKALSFYTEKLGFVVKHDIPMGKHRWITLVSADEPKGVELGLEPNQHPAVKDFQAAMMRDGIPFTAFSVQNLDAEYNRLKELGVLFTQAPVAAGDVKIAVLNDTCGNLIQLIQLS
- a CDS encoding F0F1 ATP synthase subunit epsilon, giving the protein MADKLNFSLVSPERELFSGDVDQVDIPGTEGDLGIFANHSPLMAAIRTGAITVYHDGKTTQYFVQGGFADVTPDGLTVLAEKAVAMTDLNAETIAGEIERLEAAMGDMSGDAAVTAQQNLDGLRAVANG
- the atpA gene encoding F0F1 ATP synthase subunit alpha — translated: MDIRAAEISSILKKQIKGFGSDAKISDVGQVLSVGDGIARIYGLDNVRAGEMVEFPGGVKGMALNLESDNVGAVIFGEDRGIKEGDTVKRLGEIVDVPVGMGLLGRVVNPLGEPIDGKGPIKSSERRRVDVKAPGIMPRKGVHEPVQTGIKAIDALIPVGRGQRELIIGDRQTGKTAVAVDAILNQKAAFDEGRDNDKLYCIYVVIGQKRSTVAQLVKTLEENGAMDYSIIVAATASEPAPLQYLAPFAGCAMGEYFRDNGMHGLIIYDDLSKQAVAYRQMSLLLRRPPGREAYPGDVFYLHSRLLERAAKLNEDNGSGSLTALPIIETQGNDVSAFIPTNVISITDGQIFLETDLFFQGIRPALNVGLSVSRVGSSAQIKAMKQVAGPIKGELAQYREMAAFAQFGSDLDASTQALLARGERLTELLKQDQYSPLQVEEQVCVIYAGTRGYLDRVAVRDVRAYEKELLAHLKADQSALLNDIATGKKLTPEIEETLKSVLETFTTNFAA
- a CDS encoding MOSC domain-containing protein, with protein sequence MTDNVIFEGVVEAVSRKATHKFSKDIVPVITLVAGLGVSGDAHFGKTVQHRYDKKKDPTRPNLRQVHLMHAELFDDVAKVGFTVGPGDMGENIATRGLNLLGLPVGTRLHLGDDAVVELTGLRDPCKLLNALGAGFKDVMKEVLPDGTVRRKSGVMSVVITGGEVKAGDTVRAVLPGGAFVGLPVL
- a CDS encoding RNA pyrophosphohydrolase, which translates into the protein MMVRKFDTEPTADIAQYRPAAGAVIFNSHGQVWLGRRANETRDEIWQYPQGGIDAGENQEIAVLREVHEETSITAKHLAPLGMIKEQLFYDLPGQYKITERTKKWRGQRQYWYAFRFIGKDKHIDLSLQDPAEFSAWKWGDLNEAVDTVVDFKRDVYARLANEFKAFANPVTGSKLYK
- a CDS encoding TCR/Tet family MFS transporter, which gives rise to MSATSTSSPKVNGKNALIFVLLTVVINSIGFGIMIPVLPDLLKELTGLANNEAAIHGGWLTFVFAVMQFICMPIVGALSDRYGRRPIMLLSLFGLSIDYFIMGFAPTIAFLYLGRIIAGAFGATFSTANAYIADISPPETRAQNFGLVGAAFGIGFMLGPVLGGFIGDAYGPRAPFIAAGIISMINVIYGFIFLPETLAPENRRPFKWSRANPFGSLKSLGRIKGVKGLIFVMFALAVAHTVYPSTYAFSTIEGLGWDAGDVGWSLGAFGLASIIVQGGLIRVIIPKIGLFWAGVMGMVSASIAYTGMGLAQAGWVIYAMGPFAAFAGLYNPALNNMMSTRVGKDEQGELQGAIGAAQGLALMIGPLMMTNVFERFADKTAPPYVPGAPFLLAGGLAALSLLIYVLVTNEDDRRARVSDVVEPGID